GATAAATTTGTTCGAACCATTGAAGACTATAAAAGAAAGAAGCAATTATTACATAGTAACAATGAAGTAAATCAAGTACTAATCGATAACTTCTTCGGTACTTCACAAATACAAGATATGAAAAACTTACCGACAGGTGTTGATCCGTTAACACTGCAAAAAGTGAAAGGAATTATAAAAGGGTTCGAAGACGGAATTACAATAGAAGAAATGGGAGAACAAATGGGAGCTTCCAGAACAACTGCAAGAAGATATTTAGAATATTTAGTGGCGACAAACGAATGCACAGTAGAGTACACATACGGCATTATCGGACGACCAGAACGAAAATATCGAATAGGACGAGGACTATGAAAAAACGATTATTACTATGTATATGGATCATGACAGGAGTAATAGCTGGTTGTTCCGTAGAAAAAACGCACACGAATAAAGTGGACATAGAAGAAGTAGAAATCGTTGCGCCAAACGTTCAAGGAGCAGGATGGGATTTAACAGCACGGGCAATGCAAAAAACGCTAACAGAAGAAAAAATCTTCACAAAACCAATCACAGTCACAAATAAAGTAGGTGGCAGTGGTGATGTCGGCTGGAAATATACGAAACAAAAAGGCGGTCACGTACTGGCGATTAACTCAAGCTTACTCATAACGAACAACCTACTAGGCCACAGTAAACTAACCTATAAAGACTTCACCCCGCTCGCAACATTAGCATCAGACTGGGAAGTCGTTGTCGTCTCAAAAGAATCAAGCATAG
This genomic interval from Bacillus cereus contains the following:
- a CDS encoding response regulator; protein product: MLKVAIAEDDFRVAQIQEEFLSKIKDVKVIGKALNAKETMELLQKEEIDLLLLDNYLPDGIGTDLLPKIHADFPNVDVIMVTATNENHMLEKAIRNGVSNYLIKPVTLDKFVRTIEDYKRKKQLLHSNNEVNQVLIDNFFGTSQIQDMKNLPTGVDPLTLQKVKGIIKGFEDGITIEEMGEQMGASRTTARRYLEYLVATNECTVEYTYGIIGRPERKYRIGRGL